Proteins co-encoded in one Juglans regia cultivar Chandler chromosome 16, Walnut 2.0, whole genome shotgun sequence genomic window:
- the LOC109012473 gene encoding protein MODIFYING WALL LIGNIN-1-like: MMERKTVLMCGVVGFLGLLSAATGFGAEATRIKGSQVQSPSPSECIYPQSPAMALGLTAALALMIAQIIINVSTGCICCQKSPHPSDSNWRVALVCFVFSWFAFVIAFLLLLTGAALNNRHSEVMYFGNYYCYVVKPGVFAGGSLLSLASVILGIIYYLTLTSAKNGNNPWGNSSVPNQGGIAMGQPQFPPQSTQEPVFVHEDTYIRRQFT, from the exons atgatggagAGAAAGACTGTATTGATGTGCGGTGTTGTGGGATTCTTGGGTCTACTATCAGCTGCTACTGGTTTTGGTGCAGAGGCTACAAGGATTAAG GGTTCTCAGGTTCAGTCTCCTTCACCTTCTGAATGTATATACCCTCAGAGTCCGGCCATGGCGCTTGGGTTAACTGCAGCACTGGCTCTTATGATAGCTCAAATAATTATAAACGTCTCTACTGGGTGTATTTGTTGCCAAAAAAGTCCTCATCCTTCTGACTCTAATTGGAGAGTAGCATTGGTCTGCTTTGTTTTTTCCTG GTTTGCATTTGTCATAGCCTTTCTTTTGTTGCTGACTGGTGCTGCACTCAATAATCGACATAGTGAAGTTATGTACTTTGGAAACTACTATTGCTATGTTGTGAAACCTGGAGTCTTTGCTGGAGGTTCTTTGTTGTCCCTTGCAAGTGTGATTCTTGGTATTATCTATTATCTGACCTTAACATCGGCAAAGAACGGTAACAACCCATGGGGCAATTCTTCAGTTCCTAACCAAGGAGGGATAGCTATGGGACAGCCTCAGTTCCCACCACAGAGCACTCAAGAACCTGTTTTTGTACACGAAGACACTTATATCAGACGACAATTTACGTGA